The DNA segment CAACTCCGTACGACCCGAAGGCGTCTCCGGCCATCACGGCCGGGGCGCCTTCGGCGTTTCCGGGGGAGACTGCTCGCGTGCCGGACCACCTCGTCACCCTGCTGGGCAAGCCGGGCTGCCACCTGTGCGATGACGCGCGCGCCTTGGTCGTGCGGGTCGCGACGGATCTCGGCGTGGCGTGGGAGGAGCGCGACGTGACGACCGAAGACGCGCTGTACGAGGAGTACGCCGACCGCATCCCCGTCGTCCTCGTCGATGGCAAGGAGCACGGCTACTGGACAGTCGACGAAGGTCGCCTGCGCCGCGCCCTCGCCCGCTGAACCCCCATTGATCGCACCCAGCTGCTCCGCTACCCTGCGCCCTTCGTCGGCGCGCATGTTGTGCGCCGGTTTCGCGCTGCGCGCGTCTCTCGAGGGGGTTGGGTTCTTGTCCAGTTCGTCCCTGCATGCTCTGCGCCGGATTGGCCGATGGATGGTCTCGTTGTCCGTGATAGCCGCGGGAACCGCGGTGGGAGTGGCGGCGACCGCACCGCCATCGATGGCAGCCACGACGACCCGATTCGACTGCGTCGGTGTGGCAGAGTCGTACGTCGTGCCGCCGGCTGTCGTCGCGCTCGACGTGCTCCTCGCCGGCGCGTCAGGCGGCACTAACGAGACGGCAGGCCTCGGAGGAACCGTGGCGGCGCGGATCAACGTCGCCCCCGGCACGGTCCTCACCGTGAACGCGGGATGCGCTAACGGGTACAACGGCGGTGGCCTCGCACGCTACCGCCGGAACGGAGGAGGAGCTTCGGATATCCGTACCGGTGCCGCGACGCTCAACGACCGGATCGTCGTCGCGGGTGCCGGCGGCGGTGCCGGCCATCTGGATGGCGCGGCCGGAGGGTCAGGCGGATTCATTGGCACGCGTGGCGCCTTCGGCGTAGACCGACAGACAGGAGCCGTGCTGTACGGCGGGGACGGTGGCAGCCGAACCCACGGCGGTTCCGCTGGTCGTGTGTTGATCGGATCCCGCTGTCAGCTCGTCGACTACCCGGGCGACGGCGAGTTCGGTTCGGGTGGTGGCGGCGCGGTCCCCGTGCCCGGCTCCGGCGGGACGGGCGGCGGTGGAGGCGGCGGGTACTACGGGGGCGGCGGGGGTGACGCGACATGCAACGGCGGCGGTGCCGGTGGCGGCGGTTCAAGCTTCGGTCCGCCCGACGCGGTGTTCGCCACCGGCGTGAACCTGGGTGACGGGTACGTCGAGATCACGCCCGCGTCCGCGCCGGCGGTCAGCACGCCCTCTCCGACGTTCGCGTCCGATGACTGCGCCGGGGGCACTTTGATCGCCGACGTCATCGCCGCGGACGACACGCGCGTCCGTGTCCTCTCGCGCCAGCCCGACTCGCAGACGCTCTGGGTCTGCGTCCGTGCCGACGGGTCGGCGGTTCGTACGGGCGGGAAGTTCGTCGTCACGGCGCCAACCGGCATCGGCGGGCGGCCGACGGTCGACTCGGCGTCGAACGCGTGCACGGCGACGCCGGGTAACGGCGTTCCGACGCCGCATCCGCTGCTCTCCGGCGCTGTCGGCGATCCCGCGGATCCCACGACGTTTCTGCCGTACCTCCTCGACGCCTACAGCGGCGCGCAAGGCACCTGGGTCTGCGTCGGAGTCGGTCCTGTCCAGACGCGGTTCGTCGTGCCTTCGGGCATTGGTGTGTCACCCGCGCCGGTGACGTTCGTCGCCGATCCGCCTGGCCCGCACCCGCTGGCGCCGGTCCCCGCAGGCACCATCCCGTCTGGCGAGTGCCAGTCTCGTCCGAGCAACAACGCGTACCTCGATGTGGCGAGTGACGCCGGGCGGGTGTTAGTCCACCAGCGTCCGGTCGCAGAGAACGAGGTGGCGATCTGCGTCCGTGCGGAGTCGGTGGCCGCGGTCGGCGGCAGGCTGACGGTGCGCGTCGCCGGTGCAGAGGGGCTCCTCCCGTCTGTCACGACGAGCTCGACGGACATGTCTCCGTGCACCGTCCAGGTCTTCCACAACGACGCCCCGCTGATCGACATACGCCGCAGTTCGACCGGTGCCGTGCCCGCGTCGCTCTGCGTCACGGTCGGCACGGACTCGCTGCGCGTCACCGTGGGCACCGGCAGCGGCGGCGCGCCCGCCGACGTCACGTGGACCCCCGACCCCGGCACGCCCGGGCTGCCGTAAGCGGGAACGCACCCACCAGGGGCCGTCGGCACAACACCTCGCCGACGGCCCCTGGCGTGCGTACGCCCGACTTTGTGCAGGCGTTCACAAGGCGTATTCTCAATGGCACAAGCGAGCGGCCCGGACTCGGAGTGTGGCCGGGACCAAGGCTCGCGCGAGGGAGATCCGTGCGTACGCGAGCCTGGGGCGGGGCGTGAAAAGCTCGCGCGGCATACCCGAGGCCACGGTCGCCCGGCTGCCCGTCTACCTCCGCGCGCTGGCCGGCCTGGCCGACGGCGGCTCCGAGACGGTCTCCTCCGACGCCCTCGCTCTCGCGGCGGGCGTCAACTCCGCCAAGGTGCGCAAGGACCTCTCCCACCTCGGCTCGTACGGCACCCGCGGCGTCGGCTACGACGTCAACTACCTCGTCCACCAGATCTCCCGCGAGCTCGGCCTCACGCAGGACTGGGCCGTCGTCATCGTCGGCATCGGCAACCTGGGCCACGCGCTCGCCAACTATGGTGGGTTCGCCGAACGCGGCTTCCGCATCGCCGCCCTCGTCGACGCGGACCGCCGGCGAGTCGGCGAGGAGCTCGCCGGGGTCAACGTCAGCCACATGGACGACCTCGACGCGATCGTCCGCGAGTCGAAGGTCTCCATCGGCGTCATCGCCACTCCCGCGCACGCCGCGCAGGACGTGTGCGACCGTCTGGTGGCGGCCGGCGTGACGAGCATCCTCAACTTCGCCCCCGTCGTCATCAACGTCCCCGCGGGCGTCGACCTCCGCAAGGTGGACCTGTCGATCGAGCTGCAGATCCTGTCGTTCCACGAGCAGCGCAAGGCCGCGATGTCGCGCCTGCGAACGGCGGTGGAGTCGTGAGCGTCCTCGTCGTCGGCCTCTCCCACAAGACCGCCCCTGTCGACCTGCTCGAACGCGTCGCGATCCCCGCCGACCACGTGGCCAAGGCACTGAACGACCTCCAGGCCGGGCTGCACGTCGTCGAGTCCGCCGTCCTCTCCACGTGCAACCGCGTCGAGGTCTACGCGCACGTCACCCGTTTCCACGGCGGTGTCCAGGAGGTCAGCGACCTGCTGTCGCGGCTGTCCGGCGTTCCCCTCGAGGACCTATCCGACCACCTCTACGTCCACTACGAGGAGCGCGCGGTCCAGCACCTGTTCGCGGTCGCGTCCGGGCTCGACTCGATGGTCGTCGGCGAGGGGCAGATCCTCGGCCAGGTCCGCGGCGCGTTCAAGGTCGCGCAGGACGAGGGCAGCGTCTCGCGGGTGCTCGGCGAGCTGTTCCGCCACTCGCTGCGCGTCGGCAAGCGGGTCCGTACGGAGACCGCCATCGGCCGCGCCGGCGCCTCGCTCGTCGGGATCGGGCTGCGCGTCGCGCAGGCCACCCTCGGCCCCCTCGGCCCCGACACCAAGGCGCTCATCGTCGGCGCGGGCTCGATGGGCGCGCTGGCCGGTACGACGCTGCGCCGCGAGGGCGTCACCGACCTCGTCGTCGCCAACCGCACCGCCGACCGCGCCGCCGCCCTGGCCGGCACGCTGGACGGCCGTGGGATCGGCCTCGACGACCTCGCTGCCGCCATGGCCGGCGCCGACCTCGTGATCTCCTCGACCGGCGCCTCCGGCCTGGTGATCGAGGCCGATGCCGTACGCCGCGCCGTCGAGCAGCGTGAAGGCCGCCCGCTCTTCCTGCTCGACCTCGCGCTGCCCCGCGACGTCGATCCCGCCGTCCGCGAGATACCCGGCGTACGCCTCGCCGACCTCGACGCGCTGCGCGCCGTCCTCGACACCGAGGAGACCGGCGCCGACCTCGACGACGCGCGCGACATCGTGGCCGAGGAGGTCATGGCGTTCCTCGCGTGGCAGCGTTCGATGCGGGTCGCGCCGACGGTGGTCGCCCTGCGCGCCAAGGCCGACGCCCTCATCGCCGGTGAGCTCGAACGCCTCACCGCCCGCGTCCCCGACCTCGACGCGCGCTCGCGTACGGAGGTCGAGACCGCCGTACGCCGCGTCGTCGACAAGCTCCTGCACGCCCCGACGGTGCGCGTGAAGGAGCTGGCCGAGTCGCCCGGCGGCGACCAGTACGCCGAGGCGCTGCGCGAGCTGTTCATGCTCGATCCGCAGGTCGCCGAGGCCGTCATCGTGCCCGACGAGGTGACGCCGTGACGCTGCGCCTGGGCACGAGGAGGAGCGCGCTCGCGATGGCGCAGAGCGGCGGCGTCGCGGCCACGCTCATCGCCACCACGGGCCAGGACGTCGAGCTGGTCGAGATCACCACGCGCGGCGACACCGACCCCGGCGCGATCACGCAGATCGGCGGTACGGGCGTCTTCGTCTCCGCGCTGCGCGACGCGCTGCTCGCCGGCGAGGTCGACCTCGCGGTGCACTCGCTCAAGGACCTCCCGACCGAGCCCGCCGAGGGGTTGGTGGTCGCCGCGATCCCGACGCGCGAGGACCCGCGCGACGTGCTCTGCTCGCCCGCCGGGCTGACGCTCGGCGAGCTGCCGACCGGCGCCCGCGTCGGTACGGGCTCGCCGCGACGCGCCGCGCAGCTGCTCGCGCTGGGCCTGGGCATCGAGGTCGTCCCGATCCGCGGCAACGTCGACACCCGCCTCAAGAAGGCCATCGACGGCGAGGTCGACGCGGTCGTCCTCGCCCGCGCCGGACTGGCCCGGCTCGACCGGCTCGACGCTGTGAGCGAGGTGCTCGACCCGATCCAGCTGCTCCCGGCGCCCGGCCAGGGCGCGCTCGCGGTCGAGTGCGTCGCGGGGTCGCCGGTCGCCGACCTGCTGCGAGCCCTGGACGACCCCGACACCCGCGCCTGCGTCACCGCCGAGCGGGCGCTGCTCCGCGCGCTGGAGGCCGGCTGCACCGCGCCGGTCGGCGCGCTGGCAGACCTGGCCGACGACGAGATCTACCTGCGGGCCGCGGCCTGCGCCCCGGACGGCTCCGACGTCCTGCGGCAGAGCCTGACCGGACCCATGACGGAGCCGGAGGAGCTGGGGCGCCGGCTCGCGGCGATCCTGCTCGACGACGGCGCCGCGGAACTGATGGGGGAGCGCCCATGAGCGCCCGCAAGCCGAAGGGGTCGGTCGCGCTGGTCGGTGCGGGTCCCGGTGACCCGGGCCTGCTGACGCTGCGCGGCCGTGAGCTGCTCGAGCACGCCGACGTGGTCGTCATCGACCGCCTCGCGCCGCTCGCGCTGCTGGCGTACTGCAGGACCGACGTCGAGGTCATCGACGCAGGCAAGGCGCCGCACGGCGAGGGCATGACCCAGGCCGACATCAACGCCCTGCTCGTCGCGCACGCCAAGGACGGCAAGCACGTCGTACGCCTCAAGGGCGGCGACCCGTTCGTCTTCGGCCGCGGCGGCGAGGAGGCCGAGGCCTGCGTCAAGGCGCGCATCCCCTGGGAGGTCGTGCCGGGCGTGACGTCGGCGGTGGCCGTGCCTGCGTACGCCGGCGTCCCCGTCACACACAGGGGCCGTACGCAGGACTTCGCCGTCGTCTCCGGTCACGTCGACCCGAGCGCGCCCGACAGCACCGTCGACTGGCGCGCGCTCGCGACCGGCCCCGGCACCGTCGTGCTCCTCATGGGCGTCGAGAAGATCGGCAAGATCGCCGCCAAGCTCATCGAGCACGGCAAGGCCGGCGACACCCCCGTCGCGATGACGCAGTGGGGCACCACCGCGCGGCAGCGCACCGTCGTCGCCGACCTCAACACCATCGAGGAGACGGCCAACGCCGCCGGCATGAAGGCGCCCGCCGTCACCGTCATCGGCGAGGTCGTCAAGCTGCGCGACAAGCTCAACTGGTACGAGTCCCGCCCGCTGTTCGGCATGACCGTGCTCGTCCCGCGGACCCGTCAGCAGGCGGGGACGCTGTCGTACGAGGTCCGCGCGCTCGGCGGCTCGCCGCTCGAGGTCCCGACCATCGCCATCGAGCCGCCGCGCAACCCCGAGCCGATGCGCCGCGCCGTCAGCGGGCTGGTGCAGGGGCGGTACCAGTGGGTGGCGTTCACCTCGGTCAACGCCGTCCGCGCCGTCCGCGAGGGGCTGGAGTCCGTGGGTCTCGACCCCCGCGCGCTGGCCGGCGTGAGGATCGCCGCCGTGGGCGACGCAACCGTGGAAGCGTTGCGGGAGTGGGGACTCCGGGCCGACCTCGTGCCCGACGCCGCGATGTCGTCGGAGGAGCTGGGCAAGGTCTGGCCGCCGTACGACCCGCAGCTCGACTTCCTCGATCGCGTCCTGCTGCCGCGCGCCGACATCGCGACCGAGACGCTCGTCGCGGCTGTGAAGGCGAAGGGCTGGGCGGTCGACGAGGTCACGGCGTACCGCACCGTCCGCGCGCAGCCGCCGGCCGACGAGGTCAAGGCCGCCGTCCGCAACGGCGACGTCGACGCCGTCGTCTTCACGTCGTCCTCGACCGTCAAGAACCTCGTCGCGCTCTGCGGCAAGCCGCACGAGCGGACGCTCGTCGCGGCCATCGGCCCGCAGACCGCCGCCGCCGCGCGCGAGGCGGGCCTGCGCGTCGACGTCGAGTCCAAGGTGGCGACCGTCGCGGCCGTCACCAAGGCGCTCGGCGACTTCGTGGTGGCGGGCCGTACGGCCGCGCTCGAGGCCGCCGCGAAGCCTGCCCGCAAGGCGCCCGCGAAGAAGCCCGTTGCGAAGGCCGTGCCCGTCAAGAAGGCGCCGGCCAAGAAGGCTCCTGCCAAGGCCGCCCCTGCCAAGGCCGCCCCTGCCAAGGCCAAGGCGCGGACGAAGCGATGACGACGCCGCCGCCGTTCCCCGTGTCGAGGCCGCGGCGGCTGCGCCGTACGCCCGCTCTCCGCAGGCTCGCCGCCGAGACGCGGCTGCACCCGAGCGACCTCGTGCTGCCGCTGTTCGTCAAGGAGGGCATCGCCGACCCCGCGCCCGTCGCGTCGATGCCGGGTGTCGTCCAGCACACCCGCGACTCGCTGCGGAAGGCCGCCGTCGAGGCGGTCGAGGCCGGCGTCGGCGGGCTGATCCTCTTCGGCATCCCCGCGGTCAAGGATGCGCGCGGCTCGGCCGCCGACGACCCCGACGGCATCGTCCAGGTGGCGCTGCGCGACCTCGTCTCCGAGCTGGGCGACAGCACGGTGCTCATGACCGACTGCTGCCTCGACGAGTACACCGACCACGGCCACTGCGGCCTGCTCCGCGAGGACGGCTCCGTCGACAACGACGCCACGCTCGCCCGCTACGCCGCCGCCGCCGTCGCGCAGGCTCGTGCCGGGTCCGCCGTCGTCGCGCCGAGCGGGATGATGGACGGCCAGGTCGCCGCGATCCGCGATGCCTTGGATGCCAACGGCTTCGACGAGGTCGCGATCCTCGCGTACAGCGCGAAGTACGCCAGCGCGTTCTACGGCCCGTTCCGGGACGCGGCCGAGTGCGCACCCCAGTTCGGTGACCGGGCGGCGTACCAGCAGGACCCGGCCAACGCCGGCGAGGCCGTCCGCGAGGTGCTGCTCGACCTCGCCGAGGGCGCCGACATGGTCATGGTGAAGCCGGCGATGGCGTACCTCGACGTCGTCCGCCGCGTCGCCGACGTGTCCGGGGTCCCTGTGGCGGCGTACCAGGTGTCGGGGGAGTACGCGATGGTCGAGGCCGCCGCCGCCAACGGCTGGCTCGACCGCGACCGCACGATCCTCGAGACGCTGACGTCGATCCGCCGCGCGGGTGCCGACATCGTGCTGACGTACTGGGCCACCGAGGTCGCGCGCGCGCTCCGGTAGGTACGCGGCGGCCTCACGCCGAATCTCCCAGGGCATGAAGCGCCTGGTCGCCGTCCTCGCGGCTCTCTTGCTCGCCACGCCCGCCGCGCCGCCGTCGGCTGCGGCCGACGTGACGTACGAGTCGGTGTACTTCCCTTCGGCGGACGGCACGCTGCTGCACGCCGAGGTCTTCCGGCCCGCCGGCGGGGGCCGCGCGCCCGTGGTGCTCCTCGTCTCGCCGTACAACAACGGCACCAGCGTCACGGTGGACGACCGGCAGCCGGGCAACCTGCACTACGCGCCGTTTCAGACGCTGCTCGACCAGGGGTACGCCGTCGTCCAGGCCAGCCTGCGCGGCTACAGCGCGAGCGGCGGCTGCGGCGACTGGGGCGGCAAGGGCGAGCAGGCCGACGCCAAGGCCGCAGTGGAGTGGGCCGCGAGCCAGCGCTGGTCCACCGGGCGTGTGGGGATGTACGGCATCTCGTACGACGGGTGGACGCAGATCATGGCGCTCGCCACGAAGCCGCGCGGGCTCGCGGCGGTCGTCGCGCAGGCGCCGCTCACCGACGGGTACCGCGCGTTCTGGATGAACGGCTCGCACTACCAGGGCGCCTGGTGGATCTCGGCGACGGTCGGCTACGGGACGACCGACCTCAAGCCGCCGAACCAGGCCCAGGGCCCCGAGGGACTCGTCAACGCCACCACCGGCACCGCTCTCAACCCGCACTGCTACGCGTCCAACGCGGCGTTCACCGCGACGGGCGACAAGTCGCTGCCGTACTGGCGGGAGCGCGACATCGTCGCGCGCGCGGCGGAGTCGAGGGTGCCGGTGCTGTGGTCGCAGGGCTTCCGCGACATCCAGGTGAAGCCCGACAACTTCGCGGTGCTGTATCCGAGGCTGCGCGGTCCGAAGCGGACGTGGGTCGGCCAGTTCACCCACCGCGCGCCCAACCACGCCGGCGTCGAGGCCGTCGCCGCGCGCTACGTCAGCGAGGCGATCGACTGGTTCGACGCGTACGTGAAGCGCGACCCCGCCGCGCTCGCGCGCGTCGAGGCCGAGCCCGAGGCAGTCGTGCAGGAGGGCGACGGCCGCTGGCGCACCGACACGGCGTGGCCGCCGCGCGACGCGCGCGCGACCTCACTGAGGCTGCGTTCGGGGACGTACTTCGAGGACCCGCGCGACGACGGCAAGCAGCCGACCGACGAGGGCGACATCGTCTGGTCGGTCAGCAGGCCGCTGCCGTACGCCGTGCACCTCGCGGGCATCCCGCGCGTGACGCTCACCGCGCAGGGCATCGGTCCCGCGCAGGTCGTCGTCAAGGTCTACGACGTCGACCCGGCCGGCCAGGCCCGCATGGTGACGCGCGCCGTCCACGCGAACGTCAGCGGCAAGGTGTCGTTCGACCTGTACCCGCAGGACTGGCGGTTCGAGCCGGGCCACCGCATCGCGGTCGGCGTGCAGGGCAGCGACACGTTCTGGTCGGGGCCGCGCTCGCACTACCCGCCGGGCACCGACTTCGTCCGCGTCGCGACCGGCGGCAACGTCGCCGTCAGCGGTGCGTCGCTGACGGTGCCCGCGCTGCGCGACGAGCGGACGACGTTCCTCTTCCCGCAGCGCATCGCGGCGGTCGCGCCGGAGCTGACGCTGACGGCGGCGCAGCTCGCGGCGTACGAGACGGCGTTCCGGCTCCCGGCGAGGATGCGCTGATGCACCGCCTCGTCGGCGTCCTCGCGGCCCTCCTGCTCGCGGTCCCCGCCGCGCCGTCGTCGGTCGCGGCGACGACGACGTACGAGACGGCGTACTTCCCCTCGGGCGACGGCACGATGCTGCACGCCGAGGTCTACCGCCCCGCCGGCTCCGGCAAGGTGCCGGTCGTGCTGCTGCTGTCGCCGTACAACAACGGCACCGGCGTCCTGTTCGAGGACCGGGGGCCAGGCAAGCTGCACTACCCGCAGCTTCAGACGTTGCTTGACCGCGGCTACGCCGTCGCGCAGGTCACGCTGCGCGGGTTCGGCGCGAGCGGCGGCTGCGGCGACCTCGGCGGCAACGGCGAGCAGGCCGACGCGAAGGCGTCCGTCGAGTGGGCGGCGTCGCGGCCGTGGTCCACGGGCCGAGTGGGCATGTGGGGCATCTCGTACGACGGGTGGACGCAGATCATGGCGCTCGCCACGAAACCGCGAGGCCTCGCGGCGGTCGTCGCGCAGGCGCCGCTGTCGGCGGGCTACCGCGGCTTCTGGATGAACGGCTCCCACTACATGCACGGCTGGTGGCTCACCGCCGCCAACGGCTACGGGCTGCTCGACCTGAAGCCGCCGAACCAGGCGTACGGCCCCGAGGGTGTCGTGAACGCCGGCACCGGCACGGCCACGAGCCCGCACTGCTATGCCACCAACGCCTCCATGACCGCAGTCGGCGACCCGTCGATCCCGTACTGGCGCGAGCGCGACCTCGTCGCGCGCGCCGCGCAGTCGACGGTGCCGGTGCTGTGGTCGCACGGCTTCCGCGACCCGTCGGTGAAGCCCGACAACATGACCGCGCTCTATCCGCTGCTGCGCGGGCCGAAGCGCGCGTGGGTCGGCCAGTTCGGCCACCGCGCGCCGCAGGACCCCAACGACCCGGCCGTCCTCGCGCGGTACAGCGCCGAGGCCGTCGACTGGCTCGACGCGTACGTCCGCCAGGACCCGGCGGCTCTCGAGCGCGTCACCGCCGCGCCGGAGGCGGTCGTGCAGGAGGGCGACGGCCGTTGGCGCAACGACACCGCGTGGCCGCCCCGCGACGCCCGCGCGACGTCGCTGCGGCTGCGGGAGGGGACGTACGTCGAGGACCCGCGCGACGACGGCACCCAGCCGGCCGACGACGGCGAGGTGCTGTGGTCGGTGAGCAGGCCGCTGCCGTACGCCGTGCACCTCTCGGGGGTGCCGCGCGTGACGCTCACCGCGCGGGGTACCGGTCCGGCGCAGGTGGTCGTCAAGGTGTTCGACGTCGACCCGACCGGCGCGGCCCGCGTCGTCACGCGCGGCGTGCACGCGGCGGTGGCAGGGCGCGTGTCGTTCGAGCTCTATCCGCAGGACTGGCGCTTCGAGCCGGGCCATCGCATCGCCGTCGCGGTGCAGGGCAGCGACACGTACTGGTCGTACCCGTACGCCAACGCCCGCCCCGCCACCGGCCTCACCGTCGGCGTCGACGACGCCGCGCTGGCGGTGCCCGCGCTGCGGCAGGAGCGGACGGCGTTCCTGCACACCGCGCGTACCGACGTCGCACCCGAGCTGACGCTCACGCCGGCGCGAGTGGCGGCGGCCGAGACGGCGTTCCGGCTGCCGCCGAGGATGCGCTGATGCGCAGGGTCGCCCTCGCGCTCGCGGCGCTCGTCCTCGCCGCGCTGCCCGTCCCCGCGTCGGCCGCGACGACGTACGAGGAGACGTACATCGCCTCGGCCGACGGCACGCGGCTGCACACCGAGATCTTCCGGAAGCGGACGGGTCGGCTGCCGGTGGCGCTCATCGTGTCGCCGTACCTGCACGGGGACGCGTACCTGCGCGGCCCGGAGGCCGAGGCGCTGCTCGACCGCGGCTACGCCGTCGTGCAGACGGCGCTGCGCGGCTACGGCGGCAGTGACGGCTGCAGCGACCTCGGCGGCAAGGGCGAGCAGTCCGACGTGAAGGCCGCGGTCGAGTGGGCGGCGCGGCAGTCGTGGTCGACCGGCCGCGTCGGCATGTGGGGGCTGTCGTACGAAGGCTGGACGCAGGTCATGGCGCTCGCCACCCGACCGCGCGGGCTCGCGGCCGTCGCGATCCAGTCACCGCTGGTGAGCCTGTACCACGGCCTCTACATGAACCGCGCGCACTACGGCGGCGTCTGGTGGGCCATGCCGGCGTCGTACGGCGCCGACGACCTCGGCGGCACCGGCTCGCCCCAGCCCACCGACGCGACCTGCTACGCCGCGAACCTCACCGAGACGACGGGCGCCGACCCGGACACGGCGTACTACCGCGAGCGCGACCTGATCGCCCGCGCCAGGACGTCGCGGGTGCCGGTGCTCTGGTCGCACGGGTTCAACGACGTCAACACCAAGCCCGACAACCTCTCGGCGCTGTATCCGCTGCTGCGCGGGCCGAAGCGCGCGTGGGTCGGGCAGTTCCCGCACGTGACGCCGCCGGGCGGCGTCGGGCCGCGGTACCTGCGCGAGGTCGTGGACTGGTTCGACGCGTACGTCCGCGGCGACCGCGCCGCGCTCCGCCGGGTGACCGCCGCCCCGCGCGCGGTCGTGCAGCAGGGCGACGGGCGCTGGCGTACGGACTCGGCGTGGCCGCCGCGCGACGCGCGCGCCGTGACGTCGCGGCTGCGTTCGGGGACGTTCACCGACATCCCCGCCAACGACGGCAGCCAGGGCCACGAGGACGGCGCGGTGCTGTGGTCGTTCAGCCAGCGGCTGCCGTACGCCGTGCACCTCTCCGGCGCGCCGCGCGTGACGGTCACGGTGCGCGGCACGGCGCCCGCGCAGGTCGTCGTCAAGGTGTACGACGTCGGCCCGGAGGGCGAGGCCGTGCCGGTGACCCGCGGCGTGCACGCTCTGGTGGACGGCAAGGCGTCGTTCGAGCTGTACCCGCAGGACTGGCGGTTCGCGCCTGGACACCGGATCGGGGTCGCGGTGCTCGGCAGCGACGGGACGTTCTGGTCGCCCGCGGCGGGCGGGCAGGTGACGGTGAGCGGCGCGTCCCTGGCGGTGCCCGCTCTGCGCTACGAGCGCGGCGCGTCGTTCGCGGACACGTCGTCCACGAAGCCGGCGCAGTTCACGGTGGTCCCGGACGT comes from the Frankiaceae bacterium genome and includes:
- a CDS encoding glutaredoxin family protein, which codes for MPDHLVTLLGKPGCHLCDDARALVVRVATDLGVAWEERDVTTEDALYEEYADRIPVVLVDGKEHGYWTVDEGRLRRALAR
- a CDS encoding glycine rich domain-containing protein, which gives rise to MAESYVVPPAVVALDVLLAGASGGTNETAGLGGTVAARINVAPGTVLTVNAGCANGYNGGGLARYRRNGGGASDIRTGAATLNDRIVVAGAGGGAGHLDGAAGGSGGFIGTRGAFGVDRQTGAVLYGGDGGSRTHGGSAGRVLIGSRCQLVDYPGDGEFGSGGGGAVPVPGSGGTGGGGGGGYYGGGGGDATCNGGGAGGGGSSFGPPDAVFATGVNLGDGYVEITPASAPAVSTPSPTFASDDCAGGTLIADVIAADDTRVRVLSRQPDSQTLWVCVRADGSAVRTGGKFVVTAPTGIGGRPTVDSASNACTATPGNGVPTPHPLLSGAVGDPADPTTFLPYLLDAYSGAQGTWVCVGVGPVQTRFVVPSGIGVSPAPVTFVADPPGPHPLAPVPAGTIPSGECQSRPSNNAYLDVASDAGRVLVHQRPVAENEVAICVRAESVAAVGGRLTVRVAGAEGLLPSVTTSSTDMSPCTVQVFHNDAPLIDIRRSSTGAVPASLCVTVGTDSLRVTVGTGSGGAPADVTWTPDPGTPGLP
- a CDS encoding redox-sensing transcriptional repressor Rex, which encodes MKSSRGIPEATVARLPVYLRALAGLADGGSETVSSDALALAAGVNSAKVRKDLSHLGSYGTRGVGYDVNYLVHQISRELGLTQDWAVVIVGIGNLGHALANYGGFAERGFRIAALVDADRRRVGEELAGVNVSHMDDLDAIVRESKVSIGVIATPAHAAQDVCDRLVAAGVTSILNFAPVVINVPAGVDLRKVDLSIELQILSFHEQRKAAMSRLRTAVES
- a CDS encoding glutamyl-tRNA reductase, which translates into the protein MSVLVVGLSHKTAPVDLLERVAIPADHVAKALNDLQAGLHVVESAVLSTCNRVEVYAHVTRFHGGVQEVSDLLSRLSGVPLEDLSDHLYVHYEERAVQHLFAVASGLDSMVVGEGQILGQVRGAFKVAQDEGSVSRVLGELFRHSLRVGKRVRTETAIGRAGASLVGIGLRVAQATLGPLGPDTKALIVGAGSMGALAGTTLRREGVTDLVVANRTADRAAALAGTLDGRGIGLDDLAAAMAGADLVISSTGASGLVIEADAVRRAVEQREGRPLFLLDLALPRDVDPAVREIPGVRLADLDALRAVLDTEETGADLDDARDIVAEEVMAFLAWQRSMRVAPTVVALRAKADALIAGELERLTARVPDLDARSRTEVETAVRRVVDKLLHAPTVRVKELAESPGGDQYAEALRELFMLDPQVAEAVIVPDEVTP
- the hemC gene encoding hydroxymethylbilane synthase, which codes for MTLRLGTRRSALAMAQSGGVAATLIATTGQDVELVEITTRGDTDPGAITQIGGTGVFVSALRDALLAGEVDLAVHSLKDLPTEPAEGLVVAAIPTREDPRDVLCSPAGLTLGELPTGARVGTGSPRRAAQLLALGLGIEVVPIRGNVDTRLKKAIDGEVDAVVLARAGLARLDRLDAVSEVLDPIQLLPAPGQGALAVECVAGSPVADLLRALDDPDTRACVTAERALLRALEAGCTAPVGALADLADDEIYLRAAACAPDGSDVLRQSLTGPMTEPEELGRRLAAILLDDGAAELMGERP
- the cobA gene encoding uroporphyrinogen-III C-methyltransferase, with protein sequence MSARKPKGSVALVGAGPGDPGLLTLRGRELLEHADVVVIDRLAPLALLAYCRTDVEVIDAGKAPHGEGMTQADINALLVAHAKDGKHVVRLKGGDPFVFGRGGEEAEACVKARIPWEVVPGVTSAVAVPAYAGVPVTHRGRTQDFAVVSGHVDPSAPDSTVDWRALATGPGTVVLLMGVEKIGKIAAKLIEHGKAGDTPVAMTQWGTTARQRTVVADLNTIEETANAAGMKAPAVTVIGEVVKLRDKLNWYESRPLFGMTVLVPRTRQQAGTLSYEVRALGGSPLEVPTIAIEPPRNPEPMRRAVSGLVQGRYQWVAFTSVNAVRAVREGLESVGLDPRALAGVRIAAVGDATVEALREWGLRADLVPDAAMSSEELGKVWPPYDPQLDFLDRVLLPRADIATETLVAAVKAKGWAVDEVTAYRTVRAQPPADEVKAAVRNGDVDAVVFTSSSTVKNLVALCGKPHERTLVAAIGPQTAAAAREAGLRVDVESKVATVAAVTKALGDFVVAGRTAALEAAAKPARKAPAKKPVAKAVPVKKAPAKKAPAKAAPAKAAPAKAKARTKR
- the hemB gene encoding porphobilinogen synthase, with product MTTPPPFPVSRPRRLRRTPALRRLAAETRLHPSDLVLPLFVKEGIADPAPVASMPGVVQHTRDSLRKAAVEAVEAGVGGLILFGIPAVKDARGSAADDPDGIVQVALRDLVSELGDSTVLMTDCCLDEYTDHGHCGLLREDGSVDNDATLARYAAAAVAQARAGSAVVAPSGMMDGQVAAIRDALDANGFDEVAILAYSAKYASAFYGPFRDAAECAPQFGDRAAYQQDPANAGEAVREVLLDLAEGADMVMVKPAMAYLDVVRRVADVSGVPVAAYQVSGEYAMVEAAAANGWLDRDRTILETLTSIRRAGADIVLTYWATEVARALR